The following are from one region of the Sandaracinaceae bacterium genome:
- a CDS encoding radical SAM protein, with amino-acid sequence MDELADMGVLNLTFSGGEPLANKDFFAIAGRARDLGFVIRIKSNGHALRGAVARRLREEVDPYIVEVSLHGASAAVHDRQTRVDGSFDRLLANLEELRDLGIRLKVNSTLTRYNEHELDDMFAICDELGAQFQVDPEVKPRDNGDRTPVALMASPSARERLKELLRERAARHVDPQGAVARHDMRAGAEARRAQMAQSDKHCAAGAAHITIDPVGNVLPCVQWRVTVGNVRQGLRAVFEQGHALAEVRETTRAVKRMVDSHGDAGQLMGFCPGAAHVYSGDPLALYGPAAGASDASQAPLPSCTMRPIP; translated from the coding sequence TTGGACGAGCTGGCGGACATGGGCGTGCTCAACCTCACCTTCAGCGGTGGCGAACCGCTGGCCAACAAAGACTTCTTCGCCATCGCCGGGCGGGCGCGCGACCTCGGGTTCGTGATTCGCATCAAGTCCAACGGGCACGCGCTCCGCGGCGCGGTGGCACGTCGGCTGCGCGAAGAGGTGGACCCTTACATCGTGGAGGTCAGCTTGCACGGGGCCAGCGCGGCGGTTCACGACAGGCAGACACGCGTGGACGGCAGTTTCGACCGCTTGCTGGCAAACCTCGAGGAACTGCGCGACCTGGGCATTCGCCTGAAGGTCAACAGCACGCTCACCCGCTACAACGAACACGAGCTCGACGACATGTTTGCTATCTGCGACGAGCTGGGCGCCCAGTTCCAGGTGGACCCTGAGGTGAAGCCCCGCGACAACGGCGACCGGACACCCGTTGCTCTCATGGCGAGTCCCTCCGCCAGAGAGCGCCTCAAAGAGTTGCTGCGGGAACGTGCCGCCAGGCATGTCGACCCCCAAGGGGCGGTCGCCCGGCATGACATGCGTGCGGGGGCCGAAGCTCGCCGTGCCCAGATGGCGCAGTCCGACAAGCACTGCGCTGCAGGCGCCGCCCACATCACCATCGATCCAGTGGGGAATGTGCTTCCCTGTGTGCAGTGGCGCGTCACCGTGGGCAACGTGCGGCAAGGGCTGCGGGCTGTCTTCGAGCAGGGCCACGCCTTGGCCGAGGTGCGCGAGACCACCCGCGCCGTGAAGCGCATGGTGGACTCTCACGGTGACGCTGGACAGCTGATGGGCTTCTGCCCTGGCGCAGCGCATGTCTACTCCGGGGACCCCCTCGCGCTCTACGGGCCAGCTGCCGGAGCGTCTGACGCTAGCCAAGCGCCACTTCCTTCCTGTACTATGAGGCCAATACCATGA